From the genome of Geoglobus ahangari, one region includes:
- a CDS encoding LysE family transporter — protein MDFPLFALTVVSISLSGVLAPGPLLAVTIAEGKRNRFAGLEVSLGHAMIEIPIILALYAFGRFVELGAWKSAISFAGGVVMLYLAYRELRGGGGEVKMRGVLSGVLMSALNPYFIIWWLTVGLTLVLLSMEFGMLGLIAFIILHEACDFGWLGFVSYFSGRLSELGGFERVLSYVSSAILIVFGAYFIVTSISTLHLYL, from the coding sequence ATGGACTTCCCCCTCTTCGCCCTCACCGTCGTGAGCATATCGCTGAGCGGGGTTCTTGCCCCCGGGCCTTTACTTGCTGTCACAATTGCGGAGGGCAAGAGAAACAGGTTCGCAGGACTTGAAGTTTCGCTCGGACACGCGATGATCGAAATTCCGATAATACTCGCCCTCTACGCCTTCGGGAGGTTTGTGGAGCTCGGAGCATGGAAAAGCGCGATTTCCTTCGCCGGTGGAGTGGTGATGCTGTACTTGGCGTACAGGGAGCTGAGGGGTGGGGGAGGAGAGGTGAAGATGAGGGGCGTGCTTTCTGGCGTGCTGATGAGCGCCCTGAACCCGTATTTCATAATATGGTGGCTAACTGTGGGGCTAACACTCGTGCTGCTCTCAATGGAGTTCGGCATGCTCGGGCTCATCGCCTTCATAATCCTGCACGAGGCCTGCGACTTCGGCTGGCTCGGATTCGTCTCATACTTCTCGGGCAGGCTTTCCGAGCTTGGCGGATTTGAGAGGGTGCTGAGTTACGTGTCGTCAGCGATCCTGATCGTCTTCGGGGCCTACTTCATAGTCACATCAATCAGCACGCTACATTTATATCTCTGA
- a CDS encoding queuosine precursor transporter, which translates to MLSNEVLWFILLIVSFAAITLMYRLFGRAGLYVWIGMAIILANVQVAKMIEFFGLITAMGNIIYGTTFLATDILAEKYGKSAARRGVFVGFFVLIATTVIMQITLAFTPAPEDTLDPALRQIFGFMPSVTVSSLTAYLISQLHDVWAFHMWKEKTKGRFLWLRNNASTLVSQLIDNATFTLLFFVVFNPQLFADLGWQGVWEIFITSYVMKFIVAILDTPFIYLATRMNPDES; encoded by the coding sequence ATGCTCTCGAACGAGGTGCTGTGGTTCATACTGCTCATCGTCAGCTTCGCTGCCATTACGCTGATGTACAGGCTCTTCGGCAGGGCCGGGCTATACGTGTGGATAGGGATGGCGATTATACTCGCAAACGTGCAGGTTGCCAAGATGATTGAGTTCTTCGGCCTCATAACGGCGATGGGCAATATAATCTACGGAACAACATTCCTTGCAACCGACATTCTCGCAGAAAAGTATGGCAAAAGCGCTGCAAGGAGAGGGGTGTTCGTCGGGTTCTTCGTTCTGATCGCGACGACGGTGATAATGCAGATAACCCTCGCATTCACTCCCGCTCCAGAGGACACTCTCGATCCAGCTCTCAGGCAGATCTTCGGCTTCATGCCAAGCGTCACGGTCTCAAGCCTCACGGCCTACCTGATCTCCCAGCTTCACGATGTCTGGGCGTTCCACATGTGGAAGGAGAAAACGAAGGGTAGGTTCCTCTGGCTGAGGAACAACGCCTCAACTCTCGTCTCGCAGCTCATAGACAACGCCACCTTCACGCTGCTGTTCTTTGTCGTATTCAACCCGCAGCTGTTCGCCGATCTCGGGTGGCAGGGTGTCTGGGAGATCTTCATAACTTCGTACGTGATGAAGTTCATCGTCGCAATCCTCGACACACCCTTCATCTACCTTGCCACGAGAATGAATCCGGACGAGAGTTAG